In the genome of Entelurus aequoreus isolate RoL-2023_Sb linkage group LG15, RoL_Eaeq_v1.1, whole genome shotgun sequence, one region contains:
- the LOC133630119 gene encoding protein CDV3 homolog, which yields MADVSSEKSLDDFFAKRDKKKKKEKGKGKEASAPSTGVMKKMKKESEKSSKSDNPDANNEKEDEEWKVFEQKEVDYSGLRLQALQISDEKEEEDYEEEELDEDGEVIGGEKMSGPWNKPGAAPAPAPPVEEVEVPESKPAGVYRPPGARLTSSKRGQTQGPPEIFNDAQFPSLMATGKHVETRKDREMEKTFEVVKHRTRGRDDNGGTPVQQQLQLDNQYAVLGDK from the exons ATGGCGGATGTGTCAAGTGAGAAAAGCCTGGACGACTTCTTTGCCAAGCgggacaaaaagaagaagaaagagaaaggAAAGGGCAAGGAGGCCTCTGCGCCGTCGACGGGGGTGATGAAAAAGATGAAAAAAGAGTCCGAAAAGTCCTCCAAAAGCGACAATCCCGACGCAAATAACGAAAAG GAGGATGAGGAGTGGAAAGTGTTCGAGCAAAAAGAAGTGGATTACAGCGGACTGCGGCTGCAGGCCTTGCAAATCAG CGACGAGAAGGAAGAAGAGGATTACGAGGAGGAGGAGCTTGATGAGGATGGAGAGGTCATCGGCGGCGAAAAAATGTCGGGACCGTGGAACAAGCCTGGGGCCGCTCCTGCCCCTGCGCCACCTGTTG AGGAAGTAGAGGTGCCAGAGTCTAAACCTGCGGGCGTTTACCGACCTCCAGGAGCTCGACTCACCTCTTCAAAACGTGGCCAGACACAGGGACCCCCTGAGATTTTCAATGATGCTCAGTTCCCTTCCCTGATGGCCACCGGCAAGCACGTGGAGACTCGCAA GGACCGAGAGATGGAGAAGACGTTTGAGGTAGTAAAGCACAGGACCCGTGGACGTGACGACAACGGTGGCACTCCCGTGCAGCAGCAGCTTCAGCTGGACAACCAGTACGCAGTGCTGGGTGACAAATAG